In Octopus bimaculoides isolate UCB-OBI-ISO-001 chromosome 14, ASM119413v2, whole genome shotgun sequence, the following are encoded in one genomic region:
- the LOC128249432 gene encoding uncharacterized protein LOC128249432, translating into MAGRYRIVESILSVDDITQRCHNLRDIIIITSNADSTNQFLASVGLIHNSPECCKERMNLATRSTVADVKLWRCTVCRQFRSIRRGSFFSDSRLTLTRLLELMYYWAKIDCKQSVVMNEVGIGPEAIVNWYNSFRDVCAMWCFDHPVQLGEDVEIDESKFMHRKHHRGSYQEGHWVLGMVERESLRCVLVPVENRSSAILLPIITRHVLPGTKIITDSRRAYNSLPNHSTVNHSITFVDSNDASIHTNTVEGMWSNVKSNYRRMHGRSINCFQHTSVENDRANQRRWRQTGEAPFNASHGRHKTCNIT; encoded by the coding sequence ATGGCTGGACGATATAGGATTGTTGAATCTATCCTTTCCGTTGATGACATAACTCAAAGATGTCACAATCTGCGAGACATTATTATCATAACGAGTAACGCGGATTCAACAAACCAATTCCTGGCATCTGTGGGATTGATCCACAATTCGCCGGAATGCTGTAAGGAGCGGATGAACCTTGCAACGCGCAGTACAGTAgctgatgtgaaattgtggagGTGTACTGTTTGCAGGCAATTTCGTAGCATTAGGCGAGGCTCGTTTTTCTCGGATTCCCGTCTAACATTGACTCGTCTCCTAGAGTTGATGTATTACTGGGCCAAAATTGATTGTAAACAGAGTGTTGTGATGAATGAAGTTGGAATTGGACCAGAAGCAATTGTCAACTGGTACAATTCCTTCCGCGATGTTTGTGCTATGTGGTGCTTTGACCACCCTGTGCAACTTGGAGAAGATGTAGAGATCGACGAATCCAAGTTCATGCACAGGAAACATCATCGTGGAAGTTATCAAGAAGGGCATTGGGTTCTTGGAATGGTTGAACGGGAAAGTCTGAGATGTGTCTTAGTTCCTGTGGAAAACAGAAGTTCAGCAATATTGTTGCCTATTATTACCCGCCATGTTTTGCCAGGAACTAAGATTATCACAGATTCCCGGAGAGCATATAACAGCCTACCAAACCATTCCACTGTCAACCACAGTATCACCTTTGTGGATTCCAACGATGCCTCAATCCACACAAACACCGTGGAAGGGATGTGGAGTAACGTGAAATCAAATTATCGGAGGATGCATGGACGTTCGATAAATTGTTTTCAACATACTTCTGtagagaacgaccgtgcgaaccaaaggagatggcgacaaACGGGAGAGGCTCCTTTTAACGCTTCACACGGTCGACATAAAACATGCAATATAACATAA